The window TTATTGAGGTTAGACATCTAAAACCATCAAAATTGTCACAACTGACAAAATACAGTGCATGTAAGTGAAAAGAGGTAACTCCTGTGAGAGTATCAACAGGAAAGGCAGTAAACCTTGATACCGTGTCTACCTTTTCAACTAATCCACCCACTCATTTCAGATAAGGACTTTTATTTTGGGCTTCAGCTGAATAACTGTTACTTAGTAAAAACAGCCTGAAGTCATAAAGTATAGAGGTTATATTTAAGTAAGAAATGGGGCTGCAGTCAACGGGGGAAAAGACTAGGCATGCGCAAAACATGTAGTTGCAAGGATTCTCTCTCAGTAATTAATTGTACACGGCGACTGCATTTTCTACTTCTGTCATCAATTATCGCGGGCCTTACTCAGTGGCCTTGCGTAAGTTGTTTAAATAGACCCTAAGCACTCTCATCTGCGAACGAGTGAGCCGAGTTGTTGTTTCAGGACTGTGGCTGCTTCATCTGAATGATTAGGATCGTCAAAGGGACGGCGCCAAGAGCTGGTAACAGGCTTTCTGAAAAGCTCTCGTACACACAAATGCGGATCACGCGGCAAAgacaattattttctctcttgagGGACAATATCCCCTTCTAAGGTCCCTGAAGTCCCAGACGTAGGAGGGCGCACCTTGGGAGGAAGCGCATCAGGGTGTCGCCGTCCCCGGTAGCTGCTGCAGCCCCCGCAGCGCCGTCGGCGTAGGCCCCGGAGCCAGGTATTGGCGAGTCTCCTATTCGGCTTCGGGAGGGCACGGCACGGGCATTCGGGACGGGAGGTCAAGTGCAGAAAATTCTTTTAGGAGACGTTTCTACTTAGTCACTGACTATTGTTTCAAGTAAATTCTTCATCAGAATACAGAGGATAGACTTCCCTTAGTTTTTCCACTTAGGTTTTCATAAACCCGCATTCACTCATTACATGAGAATCGCACAGCAGCCCATCATGCGTGGCGGGATGGCACAGGTTCACGGTGACTGTTCCACCACCGCCATCCTTTACCATCTCATTCCTGGATTATCTCAGCAGGTTCCAACTGGTTTTCCTCACCTACAATCTATTCCTGCTGTCTAGGTCAGGTGCCAACATTTTACTCAAGTTTTTCCTTGTAATAAACCTTCCATGCTTTTCTACTACTTCgaaataaaatccagaaatcCTTAAAGACCCCCTGAAATCTGGCTCTGGCCTCCTCCCCCGCACCCGACAGATGTGCGGTTTTGTTTCTGGCCATTGGGAGCCCTGAACCTGAGCTACTTTGGATCTGCTAGTGCCTTGGCCTGGATGTCCCTGGTCCCTCTCTCAGGGTCAGggtcagctcccagcccctctctccaGGCCCCTCTCTCCAGGCCCCTGATGGCCCCAGCTTAATCTGATCACATCACCATCCCTAAACTCTGCAGCCCTGGCTGAGACACCTTCTCCTTTGCACTTAGCAGctactaatttattttctttcacaataAACTTAGCTGTGAGAGTAGGGTTGTGCTTTGCGTTTTGCATCCCCATAGCACCTAGGACATATTGGTTGATACTCACTACATATTTTCGAGATCTGGTTTTTAGAAACACTAACCCaggtattttgaattttataccaTTTGTAGATGTACCAGCAGCAATATTTCCCATCTTATGGATGACAACCATgcctagaaattaaaaaaaaaatcattgtaggTATCAACTCTAAAGTGTACCTCAAATATAACCAAATAATTGCGCAGTTGGTAATATAAATATCGTCTTCCATTATTTTCAGGTAGAAGACAATAGGAATCTTGGGAATATTGAAAATTACACCAGTGGTAATATCTGTGTTTTTTAATGACCTCGTTTCACAGCATCATTTTGTAGACACCCCATATCCTCACTTCAAATTGCTCACTTTTCAATGCTTTTTCAAAGGTAATGCCAAAGAGAATCACGGCTATAGACTAATGGAAATTTTCAACATTACAGGAAATGACTGGAAAGATCATTTGAATGTGGCAAACATAACattattaaagaactaaatatcaaacaaagattttaaaatcccCAAGTGAATAATCATCAGATTTATGTATAAAGTAAATTtgccaaaatatatatagatgatatgaaaagaatgtgtgtgtgtgtgtgtgtgtgtgtgtgtgtgtgttttcttaattGCCACTTAATCAAAATCACCTTCTGGTACATGATTAAGGATAAAGAAGTTAAGAACTACAGGAGAGCAATTAAAACTAGCTGAACTTTAACCATAAAAACGGTATAGAAGGCAAATTACCAATAGTATCATGACCGTAACTATCTCCTGTTTCTCTGTAAGTAGAACCATCTCGCTTTAAGATACTAGGTGGTTTGTAGGGTCCACAGTATTTTGAAGCATCTGGTACAACATTCTGTAAACgagatttaagttttattttttagaaagggTGATTTTAGAAACCAGCATGTAGTTATGTACAATCGCTAAACATTAGCAAGAAACCAAAAGGACATCGGGTAACTGAAAGATAAGAATTAAAAGCCAAAGGTTAGCTAAGTCTTATGTGGACAGATGGATATAATTTTACTAAATACCTAGTCTGGTCTCAGAATTATATAATACGGAAGAGACATTTATATTATCCGGAAAAGATCCCCAGTTTTTCTCTATATATGCCAAAAATTCTCAGCACAATGGCAAATATAAATGAAGATTTttagattagatttttttttagatttctcaaAGAAGTCAGGTACAGAacatgacttttaaattttagaatttgttcCCTGACCTAAGAAGAGCTACTCTGAAATTTAAagcaaaatctattttaaaatcttctattTTTCAAAGCTAGGTACATGTGAACATATCCTAAGCTGTACTCTCAGATTCTTTTATGAATCTTAAAGGCTCAGGAAAATAATCCAAATTCATAAGTTCAGGTTGTGGATATGGATTAGTATTAAAGCAAGAAACCTACAACTCATGTCTTGTTCATTTGTGCACCAGGTGCCTCTCATGACCTGGTTTCACGCAGTGGCCTCTTTCAAGTGACTCCCTGGTTACTCAGAGGTGATTAGGATTTGGCGAAGAAACAGGTAAAAGACTAACACGCTCCACAGCAGGATTCTGGGTAGCAAAGACAAACCGATTTAGGCTCAAAGTCCCATTGACTTAAAGATAAATTATCTTCCTGGTAACATACTAGACACCTAATAGTATAAATTCCCAAGTTAAGAAAGGGCAAGATACTGGGTATACTTCACAtagataaaatataagaaatattttagactAATGGTTTCcaaactttgttttcttaatacATGGAACCTTTTGTTACAAGGAAACACAGCAGAGCAGTTCAGAGTGAGGCAGCCCTTCTCCCACAGCAGAACCTTCACAGCTTGAAACCACTGCCAGGGGCCGGGAGTTCCCCACTCAGGACGTGGATCGGATGTAGCTGGGGAGCTTTTGAGACCATCCTGTGCCCAGAGTTGGCATCAGTCGTTGATTCTGAAGTGCAACCAGGGTGCTGATTAGCACTGTAGGCAACAGGTGGATGACTGAGAGTGGAAGGGATGTCACGTAGTATTTTCAAATaacttaactttaaaatatcatgCATACGTACCCTCCAGTAATTTGGCTGGCAATTCCAGGCCAGCCAATCTGAATGAAGAGCACACGAAGCATTGGTAGATAAATCCTCGTTGATAAAGCCCATGCTTTCGGCAAACTTGGTGGCtggagatgaggaagaaaaatgcaaatgagtTAAGTATTATCTTTTAAACAAAATGTATGCACAGGAAGTGCTGGGGGTCAGCTGTCTCGTACGTGGAGCGCAGCCATCCTGGGGGTAAACACAGATGGTCAAGGGAGTATTCACACGTGAAGAGTGTTACGGGCATCGGTTTCTGGATCTCGACTTCCCTACATCCTTCCTGACCCTGATCTGCTGAGACCCTTGTGGGCGGTGTGATGACAACTCtcctctcccaccttccctccagaatctccctgcttctgcttcACAAAAGGAAAGGGACACCTCGGAACAACCGCGACTCTAACTGGGGTGCGATGCCCAGAGCGTAAAACAACGTTGAGACGCCAAATAAAGGCACCACTGGATTCCATGAAAGACTGACAGCTCCTGTGTTTGTCAGGTagttttccattctgtttcaaCAAAATGGAAGGGTGCCTACTGGAACTGTGAGCTAATACGTGGTTAAGAACGATCTTTTTGAATACAGATCACGGTATGGTCCTGGGTATATACCTTGGGAGGTGTTCAAGAAAGTGCCGTTGCCACAGCAAAACCCCATCCGTTCCCATCTTCTGTTACCTTATGCGCCCTGGGTCTTACACCCATAAAAATGTAATACAAGAAGAGAAATAATGCTGAATCCTGTTTCCCTCCAGCAATTActcatttattaataataaactgGTTTCTAAAAATCCTATTTTAAACGTGAAGAAAGTACAAtttagaggttaagtaacttatccaaagTTAAATAGATATTAAGTAAAACAGCTTGAATTTGAACTTAGGTCTGCTTTTATCCACCATTTTATACTGAGTCCTTTTTTTCACAGTGAAGACGATAGACACAAGCCTACATAAAAATTGAGTACAGTTAAAATATACCTGACTCTCCTGCTAACAGTGTGTGTGTCGTGTGTTCCAGTACTTTTCGTGCTACCCCGATGGCGTTTTTAATTCGTCTAAGATCTCCCACTGCTCCTACGTTCATGGTAGTACTGCAAGAAAAAAGTGCAGTAAGATCTTTTAAGGTATTTTTATAGGttcacaaattttttaaaaattgctttactTCAAGCTATAGTGTTTTGTAGGATAAACTCCACTGTCTTGACGTAGACGTGACGGCACATCCATGAAGTTCATACAAATTCCCACATTCAGGCATATTAAGGAACAGAGACTCTATTACCCCTATGTTCCCAGAGCACTAAAACTCTCAGTTTCCCATGGCTCGTTTTAAATATGGCTTTTGAAAGGGGTTTTAAGGCTTCAGGTCAGGCAACCCACAGCGTTTGTGGTTGGTGGGTAAATGATGGTTTACCAGGTCAGAGATGTATTTCTGTACCTTGGGGCTCTCCCTGTTCTAAGGAGACTACCTACCTCAATGTGATAGTTTTCTACTAtgattatgattttctttttttttcaaaataaaatttttattgaggtatagttcatttacaatgttgtgttagtttcaggtgtccagcaaagtgaaccagttctatatatgtatatattctttttcagactcttttccattataggttattataagatattgagtatagtttcctgcgttatacagtaggtccttgtcgtttacctattttatatatagtagtatgtaaatgttaatcccaacctcctaatttatccctcctgtacctttcccctttggtaaccataagtttgttttctctgtctctgggtctagttctgttttgtaaatatgttcatttgtatcgttttttttagattccacaaataagtgatatcatacgatatttgtctttttctgacttacttcacttagtatgataatctctaggtccctccatgttgctgcatgacTTTCTTTTAATTGAGGGGGAAACGCCTTGTGTTTGGAAAGGCCAAGTACAATATGCTAGGGCTTTTGACCTGCATCAAAACTTATATAttgcggggggagggataaattgggagattgggattgacatataacacACTATACTATatctaaaacagataaacaataaggacctactgtacagcacagggaactctactcagtactctgtaatgacctacatgggaaagaacctacaaaaaagtggatatatgtataacagattcactttgctgtacacctgaaactaacacaacattgtaaatcaactccaccccaataaaaattttaaaaacacacatatatttgtCCATCTTGCTCTCAGTAGAAGACTAATCAGCCATACATGTAACTCAACCTGCAGCGGAGGTGCAGAGAGCACTAAGGCTTTTCAGGGCGCTCCTACCCGTCCATGATCATGGCATCCAGGGTGGTCTCTCCAGACTCGTCGGGGCTGCCGCCAAAGCCCACGGTGCCGTCACACTGCTCCTGTTCACACGCCGCACAGCCGCTCTCAACCGCGTCCAGCGCAGACCCTCCAGATGCTAACGTCCTCCACGCTGGCAATCAAACCCCAAGAGTGCTTGTATAGACACGCATTTTTTTGTGTAGACACGCATTTATTTTCAATGCCAAAGGCAACAAACCAAAAACGGCTTGAAAActcctatttttaaaactgttttcacaTTTACTCCAAGTTAAACTGAAATTTTCGTCTATCAGGTGGTGCAAAGCAGTCAGTGATATAGACAGAATTACATAACACAACCCTTTACCGTGAAGAATTCAGACTTTGGCTACTGATGCAAAGtgaggtttttttcacttattaataATACCTGtttctactgtgtgtgtgtgagaaaagaAGTATTCTCTCCTTCAGTTTTATAAGTTACAATTGAAGCTactaaaaggaaaactgaaaattcaTGAAATCATAGCCCCGTAAATTTCTTCTGCATCatcagattattaaaaatataccagCAAGTCTCCATAACAACAAAATAACAGCAAATAATTACAACGTGGGCTTCACGTggataattcatttaatctttctggTACTGTACAATTACTATCCttattttaaagaggaagaaacagacccagagaggctatttgttcaaggtcacacagcttagtCGACAGCAGCGTCAGGATTCAAAAGTCACCATTTTGGTTCCAGGGGCCATGCTTTTAACACTAAACTATGTTCTCCAGAGCCCCAAACATGGaatggtgggggggggaaggTGTTAAGTAGTCAATTTCTTtactaataaaaatagaattcctTGACGGGTTAATGACACTATTGGTAAATAATAAGCATCACCACTGAAAGAACAGGCTTGAAAGTATATTTAGAGAAGTTTTCCCCCCCTTCTGAATTCAGACAACATACACAGAATtgttcccagcccagggccctgaactttcttttctgtctcattATCGCTGGGAATTTCTTTCTCacagcctgtttcctcattttttctctGAATCATATGCACTGCCTATAACATACAAACTTAGCTCCATCAAATTCTAAAGCTAATTCAGCCCCAGAAAATTATATTAGCAGCCTCAAATAGGGGAGAAGGGTCTGAAACTACTAGGGTAGTATGTCTTAAACTGAATGAAACAAGTAGGATAAGAAAACGACAAGGTAATGGTATGTTCAGGATGATATCAAAGCACGCAAGCCTGGCACCTGACTCAGACTGGGTTTGAAGACAGTAAATGAGGGAAGTCTTCCTGAAGAGGTAATATCTTAGTTTGGTAGTTCTCAATCCGGACTGCAAATCAACATCACTTaggcagctttaaaaaaaaaaaaaaaactttggttcCAGCAGTGAAAGGAAAACCTCAGGAGGTAGGGCCCAGGCACGGGTCCTTTTGAGAAGCTCTGAGGATGATCCTAACGTATAACCAAGGTTGGAAGTCCTTTGCCAGGTGGCAAATACAGCGCGTCAGCATGCAGCAACAAAAAGTACACGTAAAGCGACCACGCTTTGTTGGGGAACTTAGTCGTCGGCGAAGCCTAAGTGGAGGGTACTGGGGAGATGTGACGGGCTCCAAAGGGGAGGTGGAAAGGCAGGAAAGGGCTGGAGGTCACGCAAAAGCCGGCGTAGGAGCCACTGGAGGAAGAGTCTGAGCAGAAAGGCCGTAACTGCTCCGGGTCGGCAGCAGGGTGGAAAATACAGTGACTCGGGGCTGCAGAGAGGGAGTCACAAAGAACGCTGAGGATCTAAAATGCAGCAGTGGCGGGGAGGAGGGTCCAGTGCCCGAGGCGCCGCGGCTGCGGGAAAGGCCGCAGGGGAGGCTGCGGAAGGCCCGCCTCCCGGCTCCCAGCAGCTCGCGGCGGTCGGCGGCGACCCGCCCCACCCGCGAGCTCCGGCAGCGCAGCCCCCGGCCCCGCACCTGCTACGGCTGCATTCCTGAAAGGCCAAGTGTTGAGGATCAAGGGCAGAGGGCCGGAGCTGCACACCGGGGCCCGGCAGAGCAGCAGCAGCGACAGCAGCAGCAGCCGGTGGTTCAGCTTCCGCGCCATGGCCGCGCGCCGCCGCCAAGAATAACCCTGACGAAGCCGACGGCCGCCGTGCCCCCGTACTTCCGCGGCTGGGGAACCCGGAACTCTGGGTCCCGGCGCCCCGCCCACCTTCCCGCCCCGTCCGCTCCGCCGGATCCCTTGGGGCGCGGTCCGGGCGCCTCAACTCTCGCGAGACTTGGCCTCCTCCTGGGTAGCGCGGGAGGTCTTCGTGCCCCTCAGGCTCCGGGTGTCCACGCTACCGTCCTTCTTAAGTCtacgtagatttttttttttactacccaACCGAAAGTTAGTATGAAGTTGCTCGGCCTTGGCTTACACGACCCTGGGAGCTTTCAAGTTTGATTTTAACGTGTTAGCCTCTTATTAAAAGTTGAAGTCGCTAAGTTTGCGAAGCTCACAGTGTGCTCCGTGGGGTACCTGGCCGCAGAGATCCGGGATGGGTTTTGAGTGTAGGTGAGGCGGCCTGGCTTACAGCCAAGCTTCTTTTAGCTTTCTCCCACCCTACCTAAAGTCGTCTTTCCTCTACAGCTTTTTGTAGGACGTCCTCTGGTTTTGCATCTCTGAGCTGAAAGAAATGGAGACCCTGGAGAAGCAGAAATCAGCCCCAGCTCAGGGAAGTGTACCTTCCCGCGCCTCCGGGGCACGAAGCTTCCTCTGTGCCTTTCTGAATGTGTTTTACCTTACGCCTGGCACcattaagtgcttaataaatgtttgaataaaGGGGGAACGGAGACTTTACCTTGTTGAAAGGTGAACTGAAGCGTATTAAAGGTTCTGGGAACTATTTTTTAAGTAGACATACCATAAAACAATGATTGTTGAAAAGTGCGTTTATAACCTTTTACGTCTATTTAATTTGCTTGTTCTTAACAATTAGATTTACTCTTGGAAATTTCATGAGACATTAAACAGCTAATCATCATTTTAAGTTAtctttcttgctgacaaattctgCAACAGAGATAACGAGCTTATTTGACTCTGTAAACCGAGGTAGAATAAAAGTACTATATTTAATGCTGAGAGCTCCAAAGACTTGCCTCTTCTAATTAAGTGACAAACTTAAATTAGGTTTTGTTTACCGAAGATTAGCCTAGATCATGTGAAATTGAAAaacatttgggttagtttctatatttctgtgagtatacttgatttatttaatgtttgtctttaagccaattaaaatagagctgtttataaaattaattgtGGCAATACTATTGGGaggttaaaaaaatcacacatctATAATATACCTAGACATCATAAACATATAGACAGGTACAAACAGATCCTTATAGCTTTCATTTTAAGATTTTAGCCATGAGACAGGTATGATAATGCaaactcactagtttataaaAGAACATTGGATCCAAATTGTGTTCCTGGCAGATAGAATATGTTTACCTGTTAAGATAGCTTTTAACTAATCTTTATGAAAGAGATTTCTAAGATTTTTCTTAGGCCTGGATTTCGAAatatcctccccccacccccgcttctgATAAGAATTACCTTGGTTTCTAGAGAAGACCAGGTAGAAGAGTTACGTCTCAAAAGGCACAGAGAAAGAATGCAAGTTCCCCCAAGGACTCGTGTTCTTTAAGTCCAGATCATTTACAAAGTCTGCAAGTCTTTTGACATCTCATTGGGGAGGTTTGGGGattggtggggaaaaaaaaaaaaaggatgagtgTGCTTTGAATTGTTTCTAGAGCTGCATTTCTGTTCCTGTAAAGACTTGATTTGTAATACAAGTTAGAtgtttttaattccttaaatAATTGGGTTGCAACATGAATGATATTAAGAGACTGACCCACTCATCCAACTACTTACCCTCAATTTGCTTCTTTATATCAGGGAGAAGATCTTCCACTaagatgaaaatcaaaagatttcTATGTTTCAGATTTTAGAGTTCTGTGTCTTTGGGATGTTTTAGTAAATCCTTTCACAAAGGcttcagaatgtttttctttccctctgggtacatagtttcattttagtttagagaagacctaaaaaAAGTTGCTCTCAGGCTCTAAGTATCAGCTTCCAGTTTGGCCAACTTATGACTGTAGAGCtactttaataaaagaaaaaaaaatcctttcaaattATCTTGTCAGGTATCAGCTGGGACAGAGAGTAGATTCCTGGCAGTATTGAACAAGCCCCTGGATGCAGAGGTATCCCCCAAAAGGGTACAAAAGATCCTACTCTCCCAAGATCCAGAGTCACCCCcgaaaacaaagaaaagacccAGACAGTTCCCCCCAAGAGCTGGCAACAGTCAATATGACCCAAGCCTCAGATGGGATGCAGCCCACGTTTCTTCCAGGCCATATTCAGGGGCTTGCAACCTGAGAGCTGCCGAGCCAAGTTCTCAGGACACAAACAAGCAGGCGTAGCTGCCCCTGGGGATGAGAGAGTCACCACCAGCGGGCACCTGAAAGCTAAGTCAAGAGTCACAATTCAAAGATCTCCTTCTCACAACTGTTTTTTCCTGCCCATCTGGGTTTGGAAAGGAAGGCACAGCATGAAATTGCCCCTTGCTCTCGACCAGGCCCCACAGCAGAGGTCCGGGACAGCTGACTTTGGTAAGAACCTTTGTCGGCTTCACCAGTTTCCCCGGGATCCCATCTGCAGGCTCTGGAGCAAGTTGGGGTGTCCCAGCGGGTCTCATCCAGGTCCCCAGAAActgtagaggagaaaaataatgttcCCTCTACACTCTCTGGTGAGTGCCTATCTGAGACCCCCTTTTTCTTCTAGGGCGCCTCCTAACCGGATTCGCTTACCTAGGTGAAAAGTTCTCCACCGTGGCCACTGTAGCTCAGGATTAACCTTGATGAGTTTAACCTGCCTGTTCAGCCTGAAAACAAACTGATTCGCCTGAGGCTCCACACGGGACCCAGTCCAGCTCAAGTCAGTCCCAGTCCGACCCCAGACCCAGTCCGGTTTCTGAGTCGGACCCAGCCTGACTCCGACCAGTTTCTGGACCCAGTACGGACAAAGAAGTGCTCACGTGAAGTCTGAAAGCTCACACTAGGATCCGGGGGGACTCGCGCATGACCTCCAGAGCCGGCAGGGAAGCGTGAGCTCAGGGCTCAGCAGGTACCCACGTTTGCTTGCTCTTTGCTCTTGGCCGCGGGGTGTCAGGGGTATATCGTACTTCACTCTCTCTTCTGACACTagaactgttaaaagataaactgaggcatgttaaattttttaaaattgatttgagCGAAAATCAATTCGAATCAGGCAGTATCCAATCTGGGAGGTAGAAAGCAGCCCCAGGGAGCTGTACCACATGAAAGACTTTCACGGGCAGAGGAGAGCAGGAAAAAGGCAGCTACACTGGCGGAAAAGCAGGTTGGTTATTTCCAAGTTACTTGCCTATAGGGGAGGAAACAGATTACCTAACTAGTGCTGACCAGACGTTTCCTGATTAACTGGTTTAAGATTGCATTTCTGGGAGAGCCAAAACTGTGATTAACTCAAGTCTTACTTTGGTGATGTGgagttaactattttatacatattagtgtatatatgtcaatcccaacctctcaattcatcccacccaccacccccagacttttttttttttttttttgcgatacgcgggcctctcactgttgtggcctcttccattgcggagcacaggctccggatgcgcaggctcagcggccatggctcacgggcccagccgctccgcggcatgtgggatcttcccggaccggggcacgaacccgtgtcccctgcatcggcaggtggactctcaaccactgcaccaccagggaagcccacccccagacttttaaaatattaacttggTAGGAGTTGCAAAGTTTACAAAAACGTCAAGGCTCTTATTGCTATGAAATTAAATAGACAATTTAAATAGTGTAAAATAGCCTAGAAGAATTATCCCAAGATAGGGAAGTGCTATTAAAAAGCTAGgtgtagggacttccttggtgttGCAgcggttaagaaaccgcctgccagtgcaggggacacgggttcaagccctggtccgggaatatcccacatgccgtggagcaactaagcccgtgcgccacaactactgagcctgcactttagagcctgcgaaccacaactactgagcccgtgcgcctagagcccgtgctccgcaacaagagaagcccccgctggctgcaactagagaaagcccagcagtgaagacccaatgcagccaaattaaaaaaaaaaaaaaggtgtaattAAAGAGAAGTGTTATAAACTTCTGCTGTGGGATTTTGAAGGAGGAGCAAGTCCTTTGTGCTGGGGTCATCAGCGTAAACTAATGCCAGCTGAAATTTgaaatttcaattaattttcatTAGCACCTGcactgagccttagttttcttgaTCAACCTCGGGAGCCAGGTCAAGTCttaagcaaaaataagtaaaaaataataaaaataattgtgtaaCATAATATGTGAAAAACTGGCCTCCGTGCCCACTGCTCTCTATAGCTCTCCCTAGTTGGGCACGTATATTTCTTCTGGCTAAAAGAGCCTGAACTTGTTACCTCCTGTTAAGTCCACTCTTGTCCAAATTTCCTACTTGAAATCAAAATTCCTGTCAGAGAGGTTCAGTTCATCTATTGGTTGGAGGAAAACAGCTAAATTATTTGATAGTGGGAGTGTTGGAGAAAAGATCGTGATATGTTAGCTTCCCCAaggatatttgtatttaaaataattagtgtGCCATCTCAAAGGAATCTAACTTATTCGGTG is drawn from Lagenorhynchus albirostris chromosome 21, mLagAlb1.1, whole genome shotgun sequence and contains these coding sequences:
- the AGA gene encoding N(4)-(beta-N-acetylglucosaminyl)-L-asparaginase isoform X3, producing the protein MARKLNHRLLLLSLLLLCRAPVCSSGPLPLILNTWPFRNAAVAAWRTLASGGSALDAVESGCAACEQEQCDGTVGFGGSPDESGETTLDAMIMDGTTMNVGAVGDLRRIKNAIGVARKVLEHTTHTLLAGESATKFAESMGFINEDLSTNASCALHSDWLAWNCQPNYWRNVVPDASKYCGPYKPPSILKRDGSTYRETGDSYGHDTIGMVVIHKMGNIAAGTSTNGIKFKIPGLVFLKTRSRKYVPNRRLANTWLRGLRRRRCGGCSSYRGRRHPDALPPKLPSCRIHEKRRRSHHSVPESDFKNPEVFPQLLWGCGMC
- the AGA gene encoding N(4)-(beta-N-acetylglucosaminyl)-L-asparaginase isoform X4; its protein translation is MARKLNHRLLLLSLLLLCRAPVCSSGPLPLILNTWPFRNAAVAAWRTLASGGSALDAVESGCAACEQEQCDGTVGFGGSPDESGETTLDAMIMDGTTMNVGAVGDLRRIKNAIGVARKVLEHTTHTLLAGESATKFAESMGFINEDLSTNASCALHSDWLAWNCQPNYWRNVVPDASKYCGPYKPPSILKRDGSTYRETGDSYGHDTIGMVVIHKMGNIAAGTSTNGIKFKIPGYQAVEYMRRGEDPTTACRKVISRIQKYFPNFFGAVVCANVTGSYGAACNKLSTFTQFHFMVYNPLKSEPTEEKVDCI
- the AGA gene encoding N(4)-(beta-N-acetylglucosaminyl)-L-asparaginase isoform X1, producing the protein MARKLNHRLLLLSLLLLCRAPVCSSGPLPLILNTWPFRNAAVAAWRTLASGGSALDAVESGCAACEQEQCDGTVGFGGSPDESGETTLDAMIMDGTTMNVGAVGDLRRIKNAIGVARKVLEHTTHTLLAGESATKFAESMGFINEDLSTNASCALHSDWLAWNCQPNYWRNVVPDASKYCGPYKPPSILKRDGSTYRETGDSYGHDTIGMVVIHKMGNIAAGTSTNGIKFKIPGRIGDSPIPGSGAYADGAAGAAAATGDGDTLMRFLPSYQAVEYMRRGEDPTTACRKVISRIQKYFPNFFGAVVCANVTGSYGAACNKLSTFTQFHFMVYNPLKSEPTEEKVDCI
- the AGA gene encoding N(4)-(beta-N-acetylglucosaminyl)-L-asparaginase isoform X5; translated protein: MARKLNHRLLLLSLLLLCRAPVCSSGPLPLILNTWPFRNAAVAAWRTLASGGSALDAVESGCAACEQEQCDGTVGFGGSPDESGETTLDAMIMDGTTMNVGAVGDLRRIKNAIGVARKVLEHTTHTLLAGESATKFAESMGFINEDLSTNASCALHSDWLAWNCQPNYWRNVVPDASKYCGPYKPPSILKRDGSTYRETGDSYGHDTIGMVVIHKMGNIAAGTSTNGIKFKIPGLVFLKTRSRKYVLPSCRIHEKRRRSHHSVPESDFKNPEVFPQLLWGCGMC
- the AGA gene encoding N(4)-(beta-N-acetylglucosaminyl)-L-asparaginase isoform X2, whose product is MARKLNHRLLLLSLLLLCRAPVCSSGPLPLILNTWPFRNAAVAAWRTLASGGSALDAVESGCAACEQEQCDGTVGFGGSPDESGETTLDAMIMDGTTMNVGAVGDLRRIKNAIGVARKVLEHTTHTLLAGESATKFAESMGFINEDLSTNASCALHSDWLAWNCQPNYWRNVVPDASKYCGPYKPPSILKRDGSTYRETGDSYGHDTIGMVVIHKMGNIAAGTSTNGIKFKIPGRIGDSPIPGSGAYADGAAGAAAATGDGDTLMRFLPSYQAVEYMRRGEDPTTACRKVISRIQKYFPNFFGAVVCANVTGSYGYENIKITVAMTAYV